The Dehalococcoidales bacterium genome segment TAATAATCGCTGTTGGAATTAACGGCGTCAGTCGATAGTATTCCGTTGGGGACTAACGATTTTCCGGCGGCGGATTTTTTGTGTTTTAAAAACCAGCAAAATATAATGCGCCCAATCAGCCGAACCGCAAATTCCTCGTATTTACGGCTGTCATCATCGGAAACAAACGGCAATGCCAGTTCTTTTTGGCAGTTGCTTCTGCCGGTTAACCGATAATAATATTTGGCGATTTCTTGGTAAAATTCTTTGTTGACCTTTTCAACCGAGAAAGCCTCTTTAATAACGTTTAAATCGGCAAAACTGCTTTCACCGATTCTGATGCGGAAGGTTTTGTTGGTTTGTTCTTTGGTAACGAAATAGGTAAAGCGGCGGAAATTGCTCCATTTCTTGCGGATGCCTTCCGCCTGTTCGTAAACCAAGCTAAAGCGGAAATTACCGCGATTATCGTAAAAAACAAAGAAGCCGGCATTATAAACCTCGAATTCTTTGAGGATTTTCTTGGCCTTTTCGTACTGCGCCTTTTTCCCCGAACGTTCGCTGAGATCGCCTGTTACTTTGGCGGTGATGACTGCCAGCCGGTTGCCGTTATCAAAGCGGATTTCCCCCAACCGTTCAAAATTGCTAAACCGCTCATCGTTGTACTCTGCTAAATTTTCCGCAAGTTCGGCAAATTTATCGGTTTTACTGCGTAAAAAGAGGGTGAGGTTTTTTGAGTTGAAGCTTTGAATCATCCGCGTTAAAGGTTCCGTATTCATGCCTGCTCCTTAATGTTTTCGATTGCGATAATAACCTCTTTCTGTGTTTGCCCTATTCTTAGTTTTATTTTATCCAGATAATCGGCGCCGAGTTCTTTTTGCAGAATTTTGATTTCGGCGACTGTTTTTTCTGTTTTCGCTTCGTCTTTGGATTGCGAATGCAGGTTGGCGATTTTACGCAGTGTGTAATCGGAAAGGGTTTTGTATTCCAAGATATCATCGTACAGGTTTCTTAAGAAAGGCAGGAGGCTGTCAAATGCCGGATTACCGCCGTTTAAGAGGGTCTTGACGTTGTTTAAGGCTTTCTTTTCGATGCTTAACTCGCTGGCAGGCGTTCTTGAGGTTTCTTTGTACTCTTTGGCGGCCATGTAATTACCCCAAAACGATTTGCTGAAATCCAAGGCCTTTTCTTCTTTGGCACACATGATGTAATCAAGGGTATCTTCAAAATCAAGCTCTTCGGGCTTATCTGCATTATCTAAAATTGCACGTGTAAAAAGCCCCAAACCTTTTCGGATATAAACGATTAGATTATTATCGGTATAGCCTTTGGCAACCTTGATTCGCGAGGGCAATGCGGATATTTTTTCAATCACTTCCGGTGATGAAGCGGCAATTTCGGCATAAAGCTGCCTGACTTTGGTTTGGAAGCTTTCCTGTTCCAAGTCGTCGGGGTTTCGCATTATGCGCGTAAAAAGGTTTGAGGCGCTCGGCTCTTCTTCGGGCTCAAATATCTTGGCATCTTCACCGAGGGCATTATGGATTAAAAACATCTTTTCGGTGGCGATTTCACGGCTTTTAACGTATGTGGAACCCTGTAAAGTGGGGAAAAAGTTGTAAATATAGAGGTTTTTAAAAACACGTTTGCTGATGCGGTTAATGCGCCCCACCCGCTGGATAACCCGGGTCGGATTCCAAGGGATATCATAGTTTATTACCGCCCCCGCACGGTTAAGGTTGAAACCTTCCGACATTTTGTCGGTGGTAATTAGAATTCTGTAATCGTTTTTCGGTTTTTTGTGGGTGGCATCGAAGTTTTTTAGAATTTCTTCTATTTTGCTTTTGCTTAAATCACCCTTGACGGTAATACAACTGTCGGGGAACTCCTGATTTAAATAGGTTTCCAGATATTTGGCGGTATCGGTATATTCGGTAAAAATAACGATTTTTCGTTCGGGGTCGCCGGAGTCGTCTTTCTTTTTGCCGATTGCTTTTATCTCCAGCGCCAGTTTTTCCAGTTTCGGATCGTTTTTAACCAGCTCAAGGGATTCGATTTCCTCTAAAATATCGTTAAACAGCTTAATATCGGATTTAATATCGTTTAAAAAGCGGTCTTTTAATTTAAATTCGTTAATTTTGTAAACTTTATCGGTTTTGGGGAAATTGCCGCGGCTGAGCCGTTCTTCAAAGGCAGCCAGTTCCTCTTCGATTTCATCAATATCCGCTTCGCAAATTTGGTCGATTAGTTTACGGTCGAGGATATACTTTCCGCCGGAGTTGTCGATAAACTGCTGTATTTTTTCGGTGATGGATTTAAAGTTGATAATACTCTGGCGGAACGAGCCGAACGAGCTTTCGAAGCGCTTAATCAGCAACCTTCTCATAAAGTCGTACAAGTTCCTTTGTATTAAGGATTCGCGGTTTTCTTCTTTATCTAAATCCTCTTCATCTATTTCAAGCTGGCCGGAATCGTAAAGGAACGGCTGATAGATGGCGCCGGTAAAACGCCCCGATTCCCCAAAATAATCCTTAATGACTTTATCGTAGAATGCGGATTGCTTGGGGGTGAGCTCAAAAAATATTTCACAAGGGTCTTTAACATCGGAAAGCTCATAGATTTCCTTAGAATATTCGGGGTCTTTTTTAAGGTCTATCCGATTACGTCTGATTGTAACCTGCGAGATAGTATTACGAATATTCTTGGAAAGTTGCCTTGTTCGCTCTTTGACTTTACTCAAATCGATTGTTTTTGAACCGAACATCGTTTCATAATAGGTAATCGCCTGGCTTTTCTTTTGCTGGTTATTGGAGTTGAAATTCTTTCGGATATAGGAAAGGCGCCGGAAAGCATGCGAATAAGACCTGAATTTGGCGCTAAGGTCGCCGGATAGCGTTATGGATGGTTTCCCGGGAACAATAAATAATTTAATCATCGAAAGCAAATCGGCGGGGGTGTTGTTGAAGGGGGTGGCAGTAAGCAGTATCACAATTCTGTCGCGGCAGATATTGCTTAGTAAATGATAGGCCTCGGTGCTCTGGTTACGAAAACGGTGCGCCTCATCAATTATTACCACTTCAAAATCGGGGTTGGATTGAACTAAATCATGGACCCGTTTTAGGTTTTCCAGCCCCGAAGAACGGACTTCCCAATCGTACAACCCAAAATCTTCGCGATACTTTTTCCAACCAGTGGTAGCATTATCGTCGCCGACCAATCCCGGCGGACAAAGAATAATGCCGCGCTTCCTTAAACTGTGGGCGATCATACCCGCAATAATACTTTTTCCTAAACCGACGACATCGGCAATAATTACGCCGCGATGCTGCTCAATAATTGACAGGGCGTGGGCGACGGCATCGGTTTGATATTTGTATGCTATGTAGCCTTTTTTCTTTAACAAGTCCAGCAGACTTGGCCGGATTTGTTTACTTTCTTGGAGTTCAATATAAGTTTTTAGTATCAGGGCGAATGCCTCGTAGGGGGTAACGTTGGTAATTAAGGTTCCGTCCTTGATGGTTTTAATCAGTTTGGTTTTATATTCGGGATTTTCGGTTATTTTGACGGCTTCCGCCCAGAGCCTGTCAAAATATTCCTCGGCTTCATTGACACCGTAATCCTTAATTTCAACGTTCAGTTCGTTTTGACGTGAAAGCCCGGCTTTGGTGAGATTGCTGCTGCCGGTAATAAAAAGCGAACTTTGGAGGCTTTCCAGCGATTCCTTCATTTTAAATACATATAATTTGGCGTGATTGGGCTCATAAGTTTTACGGATTCTGATTTTGTCGTTTTGAATCGCTTCTATAAAGAAGTGCGCTTGTGTGTAAAATTCCTGATTATCAAAATCATCGGAGTTAATTGACTTTGTAATCGAACTTAGGAAATTTTCAAACTTTTCTCTGTCTGTCAGCCCCTTTTGTTGATTGTCGTATTCGATTAGGCCGTATATGGTATTATCTGATTCTAAGCCGACAAGAATATCAAGCTGTATTTCGGGGTTCTTTTTTAGTGATTCGTAGAGTTCCTTTATTCCGGAGAAATAGAAAAAACCAACCAAGAATTTCAGTTCCTTGCTGTGTTCGATTAGCTCAGAGATTCTGTTTTTGAGGTTTTTCTCGCCTTCGTTAGTTATAAATGTGGTGTTTGTACTCATACGGCATCTCAATCAAATTTTACCAACATGGTACTCTATGTTATCACAAGATTCAATTATTTGTGTCAAAATATTCGTCGGTTCTCTATTCTTGCGCATCTCTTTGACAGCGCTATGTCAAAATCCTACTTCTTACGATAAACTTTAACCATATCCTTCGCTATTTGCAACACCTCTTGGCGCAGTTGGGGCGGTTCCAAAACCTCCACTTTTTCACCCCAGCCCGTTATCCAATTCAGCAGTTCACTGGTGTAAAAGACTTTTATCGTCATAATTACCGATCCGTCGGGCTGCTTTTCCAATTTCTGCGACGGGTGCCAGACGGTTTCCTCGGCAAAGCGGGCAATTTGCGGGATGAATTTGAGCTTTACGGTTTGTTCTTCTCCGTCAACAATGATTCCCCAGGCGCTTGAGAAGTATTTATTGGCATCAAAATCTTGGGGGATGGTGTATTTTTCATCGGTCAGCTCGATTGACTCAATTCGCTCGGTTTTGAAGACTCGCATTTCACCTGCACGGCAGCAATGGGCGAGAACATAGCTGGAATGCCCCGGCGCCGCCGGTTCAATAAAATAGGGTTCAATAATGCGCTCGGTGGCTTTTTCGGCCGGCAGGGAGCGGTAAGTTATTTTGACTTTGCGTTGAGAAGTCCAAGCTTCGGCGAGTTTGGGAAGCGTAAATATAAAACGTTCGTTGCGGGGCAGTTTTTCCATCCAATCAATTGTATTTAAGACTTGTTTTGCCAGCGGCGGCGGCATTACCGATGCCAAAAAATTGAAGGTGGTGGCAATGTTAGGATCGTAGCGGTTGCTGTAATTTAACATAAGGCGTGCCGCCAAAAAGATATTAAGGGCCTCTTTTAACGAAAAACGGACGGGAGGCAGGAAATAACTCTCATCGATTGCCCATTTGGCCTTTTCTTCATATATCGGAACCATTAAATCGGTTCCGAGGCTGTCGATATCACGGTAGATTGTGCGGACATTGACGCCAAACCTTTTGGCGAGGTCTTTAGTCGAAAAGCGCAGAGGGTTTTGGTAGATTAGAAACCAGATTTTTATCATTCGCTCTGTTTTTTTAATTCTCTCCATCCCCTTCCCCCTTTAGCTTATTTTCCCGCATTATGCAATTACTCCAATAAAAAGTCAAAAAAAACTAAAAATTTGCCCATTTCTTCTAATATTTTGACAAAATGCTGTCAATAAAATGATGTATATTGGGATGTTAATAATAAGGAGGGATATAAAAAATGACAATAACCGCTTTTTTGTTGTCCGACTTGCTGACCGCTATGGACTGCTTAATGAAGCCGTCCTTACCGCAGGACAGGTCGATATTTCTAAAGCTTGCGGTACGCCGGTTCCATTACGGGCGGGGCGGCGGAAGAATTCATTGGTCATAAAATAAGAACCGATTACGGCGGTTACAACCGCAAACAAAAATTGAAGACGGGGATAGCCTGAATTTAAGAAGCCCTTGTTAAAACGCAAGGGCTTAACTGTTTGCGTTTTTGCGGCCAAGCTATGCGTCTGCTTGCCGACCTCCTCCGTCCGACACTACTTTAAACAGTTTCAGACGAGTTTTTAGAGGAGAATAATCTTTGAATAAAGCAAGCTATTCATAACGAATAAAGGGAGCAAAATAACGCGGCGAGGATGATATTTTGGTGGACCCAGAGAGGCTCGAACTCTCGACCTTTTGACTGCCAGTCAAACGTTCTCCCAACTGAACTATGGGCCCAAATGATTACTTAATTTAGCATAAATGAGGGTCTCTTATCAAGGGCGGACGTTGGTATCCGTTACAACAAGGTTTCAATCCCGTTTACCAAAGTGTTTTATCCCGCCTTGCAAGTTTTAATGAGAGCTACTTTTTCTTTAGCGGGGTGATTTTTACGCCGTTCGGTGTATCCTCAACCGCAACCCCCAAAGCCGCCAGCTTTTCACGTACGGCGTCGGCTTCTTTCCAGTTTTTTCCCTCTCTGAAAATCCGACGCTGTTCTATTAAGTCTTGGATTTCAGGGTTATCTTCAAAACTTACGGGGTTTAATCTCAGCCCGAGGACATTCTGCCCTAAATCCAGCAGGGTCTTTTTGGCTTCGGAAATATTTGCCCCGGAATCCGCCCCTTGGTTGATTGCTCGGGCAAGATCAAATAAAGCCGCCAGTGCCTGCGGTGTATTAAAATCGTCATCCATTGCTTCGATAAACATCTTGCGATATGGTTCCGGATCAACCGCGTTACCGTTAGCGTTAGCGGTATCTTCTCTCTCAACGGTGCGTCTTAAACGGTCGGCACCGCTATCCGCCGCCTGAAAAGCTTCCGTTGAAAACTTTAAAGGGCTGCGGTAATGCGAGTTCAAAACAAAGATGCGAATCGTATCGGCGCCGTAATCTTTTAAGGCATCTTTAATCGTAATTAGGTTCCCTAAAGATTTACTCATTTTATCTTCGCCGAACTGCAACAACCCGTTATGCAGCCAATATTTGGCAAACGGCTTCTGCCCGGTAAAACTTTCCGACTGCACGATTTCGTTTTCGTGATGCGGGAATATAAGGTCGCTCCCGCCGCCGTGAATATCGATTTTATCCCCGAGATACTTTAAAGACATCGCACTGCATTCGATATGCCAGCCGGGTCTTCCTTCTCCCCAAGGGCTTGTCCAGGACGGTTCTCCCGGCTTTGAAGCCTTCCAGAGGGTAAAATCCATCGGGTTCTCTTTATCCTGTTCAATTTCAATTCTTGCACCGGCCATCATTGAATCCAATGTACGGTGTGCCAGTTTGCCGTAATCTTTAATCTTAGTGACCCTAAAATAGACACTGCCGTCGGCTTCGTAGGCAAATCCGTTATCGATTAGCCCCTCAACAACTTCGATGATTTTATCAATTTCACCGGTAGCTCGGGGGTAAAAATCGGCTCTGACAACATTTAGAGCATCCATATCTTCCAAAAAACTATCGGAATATTGCTCCGCAAGCGCAGAAGCGGAAATTCCTCTTTCATTTGCGCGATTAATAATTTTATCATCGATATCGGTAAAGTTTTGCACAAACTTGAGTTTATACCCGCTGAATTTGATGTAACGCCTGATAACATCAAAAATAATATAGCTCATCGCATGCCCGATATGGGCATCGGAGTAGGGGGTAACTCCGCAGACATACATTGTTACCTCATCGCCGTGCGGTACAAATTCCTCTTTTTTAGCAGACAGGGTGCTGAAAATCTTCATCCGTTCTCCTCTTCAATTGTGGCTACCGCCCAAGCGACCATGCCTTCTTCTCTGCCGGCAAACCCGAGTTGTTCCGAGGTGTTCGCTTTGACGCTGACGGCGCCGATATCCACTTTCATGGTATCTGCAAGTTTCTTTCTGATATTTTGAATATGTTCCATTAGTTTAGGCTGCTCGGCGACGATAACCGCATCAATGTTTCCGACGCGGTACCTGTTTGTTTTAAGAAGTTCCAAGACCCTTTCCAGTAAGATAAGGCTTGAAATCCCTTTTAAACTCGGGTCTCCGGGCGGAAAGTGCTGCCCGATATCCCCTAAGGCGGCCGCTCCCAACAGGGCATCCATTACGGCATGGGTCAGTACATCGGCATCGCTCCAGCCGATAAGACCTTGCCGGGAGGGTATCTCAACCCCTCCTAAAACCAGCTTTAAATCCGGTGCCAAGCGGTGTACATCATAGCCAATTCCGACACGCATTTTATGTGCCTCCTTTTACCAGAATTTCTGCCAGTGACAAATCCAGGGGTGTGGTAACTTTAATATTGTTATACGAACCGGGATATAGTTTTACGGTATACCCCAAGCTCTCTGCTAGCGCCGCATCGTCGGTTGCGTTTTTGCAAGCCTTAGCGTGCGCCTCTCTTATTATATCAGATTTAAAAACTTGCGGTGTTTGTACCGCCCACAATTTTTCACGCGGCGGGGTTCCGATAATGAAATTGTCGTCGGAGGCCATTTTAATTGTATCGGTTACCGGTACGGCAGCTACAGCCGCTCCCGTTTCCTTCGCCTCGCTAATCCCGATTTTAATCAGCGATTCCTTAACAAAGGGGCGTGCCCCGTCGTGAATTACAATCCACTCACAATCTTCCAGCAGTTGAAGCCCGTTAGAAACCGATTGCTGGCGCTCTTTGCCGCCGGTGCAAATAGCGGTTACCTTTTGCCAACCGTAATCGGCTGCCAATTTTTTGCCTGTTTCGATATTATGCTCCCCGAGGACAATTACAATTTGGTCGATTGCGGAGCATTTCTCGAATACTTCGACCGTCCATGCCAGTAAAGGTTTTCCGTTAAGGGGTACAAAGATTTTATCAATCCCCTTCATCCGTTCGCCTTTGCCGGCGGCTACGATTATGGCTCCTACCTTAGCGCACATTTTAATTAGTCACCCATCTTTTATTCTTCGGCTCTATCCCCGCTTTGCTCTTCGGTAAGCCCGATTCTGATTGCTTCCCTGAGCGTTGATGCGGGTAAAAGCTGAATATCCTTTGTTTTGATATGCTTCATACTGGCCTGCGGGATGATACATTTTTTAAAGCCCAATCTGGCCGCTTCGGTAACC includes the following:
- the cysS gene encoding cysteine--tRNA ligase, which encodes MKIFSTLSAKKEEFVPHGDEVTMYVCGVTPYSDAHIGHAMSYIIFDVIRRYIKFSGYKLKFVQNFTDIDDKIINRANERGISASALAEQYSDSFLEDMDALNVVRADFYPRATGEIDKIIEVVEGLIDNGFAYEADGSVYFRVTKIKDYGKLAHRTLDSMMAGARIEIEQDKENPMDFTLWKASKPGEPSWTSPWGEGRPGWHIECSAMSLKYLGDKIDIHGGGSDLIFPHHENEIVQSESFTGQKPFAKYWLHNGLLQFGEDKMSKSLGNLITIKDALKDYGADTIRIFVLNSHYRSPLKFSTEAFQAADSGADRLRRTVEREDTANANGNAVDPEPYRKMFIEAMDDDFNTPQALAALFDLARAINQGADSGANISEAKKTLLDLGQNVLGLRLNPVSFEDNPEIQDLIEQRRIFREGKNWKEADAVREKLAALGVAVEDTPNGVKITPLKKK
- a CDS encoding helicase-related protein, with protein sequence MSTNTTFITNEGEKNLKNRISELIEHSKELKFLVGFFYFSGIKELYESLKKNPEIQLDILVGLESDNTIYGLIEYDNQQKGLTDREKFENFLSSITKSINSDDFDNQEFYTQAHFFIEAIQNDKIRIRKTYEPNHAKLYVFKMKESLESLQSSLFITGSSNLTKAGLSRQNELNVEIKDYGVNEAEEYFDRLWAEAVKITENPEYKTKLIKTIKDGTLITNVTPYEAFALILKTYIELQESKQIRPSLLDLLKKKGYIAYKYQTDAVAHALSIIEQHRGVIIADVVGLGKSIIAGMIAHSLRKRGIILCPPGLVGDDNATTGWKKYREDFGLYDWEVRSSGLENLKRVHDLVQSNPDFEVVIIDEAHRFRNQSTEAYHLLSNICRDRIVILLTATPFNNTPADLLSMIKLFIVPGKPSITLSGDLSAKFRSYSHAFRRLSYIRKNFNSNNQQKKSQAITYYETMFGSKTIDLSKVKERTRQLSKNIRNTISQVTIRRNRIDLKKDPEYSKEIYELSDVKDPCEIFFELTPKQSAFYDKVIKDYFGESGRFTGAIYQPFLYDSGQLEIDEEDLDKEENRESLIQRNLYDFMRRLLIKRFESSFGSFRQSIINFKSITEKIQQFIDNSGGKYILDRKLIDQICEADIDEIEEELAAFEERLSRGNFPKTDKVYKINEFKLKDRFLNDIKSDIKLFNDILEEIESLELVKNDPKLEKLALEIKAIGKKKDDSGDPERKIVIFTEYTDTAKYLETYLNQEFPDSCITVKGDLSKSKIEEILKNFDATHKKPKNDYRILITTDKMSEGFNLNRAGAVINYDIPWNPTRVIQRVGRINRISKRVFKNLYIYNFFPTLQGSTYVKSREIATEKMFLIHNALGEDAKIFEPEEEPSASNLFTRIMRNPDDLEQESFQTKVRQLYAEIAASSPEVIEKISALPSRIKVAKGYTDNNLIVYIRKGLGLFTRAILDNADKPEELDFEDTLDYIMCAKEEKALDFSKSFWGNYMAAKEYKETSRTPASELSIEKKALNNVKTLLNGGNPAFDSLLPFLRNLYDDILEYKTLSDYTLRKIANLHSQSKDEAKTEKTVAEIKILQKELGADYLDKIKLRIGQTQKEVIIAIENIKEQA
- the ispD gene encoding 2-C-methyl-D-erythritol 4-phosphate cytidylyltransferase, whose product is MCAKVGAIIVAAGKGERMKGIDKIFVPLNGKPLLAWTVEVFEKCSAIDQIVIVLGEHNIETGKKLAADYGWQKVTAICTGGKERQQSVSNGLQLLEDCEWIVIHDGARPFVKESLIKIGISEAKETGAAVAAVPVTDTIKMASDDNFIIGTPPREKLWAVQTPQVFKSDIIREAHAKACKNATDDAALAESLGYTVKLYPGSYNNIKVTTPLDLSLAEILVKGGT
- a CDS encoding transcriptional regulator, whose protein sequence is MERIKKTERMIKIWFLIYQNPLRFSTKDLAKRFGVNVRTIYRDIDSLGTDLMVPIYEEKAKWAIDESYFLPPVRFSLKEALNIFLAARLMLNYSNRYDPNIATTFNFLASVMPPPLAKQVLNTIDWMEKLPRNERFIFTLPKLAEAWTSQRKVKITYRSLPAEKATERIIEPYFIEPAAPGHSSYVLAHCCRAGEMRVFKTERIESIELTDEKYTIPQDFDANKYFSSAWGIIVDGEEQTVKLKFIPQIARFAEETVWHPSQKLEKQPDGSVIMTIKVFYTSELLNWITGWGEKVEVLEPPQLRQEVLQIAKDMVKVYRKK
- the ispF gene encoding 2-C-methyl-D-erythritol 2,4-cyclodiphosphate synthase gives rise to the protein MRVGIGYDVHRLAPDLKLVLGGVEIPSRQGLIGWSDADVLTHAVMDALLGAAALGDIGQHFPPGDPSLKGISSLILLERVLELLKTNRYRVGNIDAVIVAEQPKLMEHIQNIRKKLADTMKVDIGAVSVKANTSEQLGFAGREEGMVAWAVATIEEENG